The segment ACTGCCCTATCTGCTGGTGCACCACCTCCAGATTCCGTCGCTCCTGGTGCGAAATCTTCTGGCGCGACGCGGCTGGTCCCGCATCGACTTCAATATCGGCAAGCTCGTGGAGAACGGAGGCGACTGATGGCCCTGTCGGTACTAGTGTTGGTCGGATCATCGGTGGACGAGTTCCATTGCGATCTGTCGCGGGTGTACGCGGGCGGATTCCTCGACGCGCTCGGTGGGGATCCTGCTTACCGGTTCGAGGTGGCGTTCGTCTCCCCCGGCGGTCTCTGGAGCTTTCCCGGCGGAATCGACGCTGCCAGTGTATCTGCGGCGCATCAGATGTCGTTGACACAGGCAGTGGAGGTCATGTCGTCGTGGCACTTCGATGTCATGGTGCCGCAGATGTTCTGCCTGCCCGGCATGACGACATACCGCAGCCTGTTCGATCTGTTGGGCGTGCCGTACGTGGGCAACGGTCCGGACGTGATGGCGATGACCGCGGACAAGGCTCGCGCCCGAGCCGTCGTCGCGGCGGCCGGGGTCGCCGTTCCCGCCGGTGTCGTGGTCCGCTGCGGCGACGACGTCGACGTCGATCTGCCGGTCGTCGTCAAGCCCGTGGACTCGGACAATTCGATGGGCGTCACACTCGTTCGCGAATCCGACCGTCTGGCAACCGCAGTGAGCGAGGCTCTGACCTACTCGTCTGCGGCGCTGGTGGAGTCGTACATCGAACTCGGCCGCGAAGTCCGCTGCGGCATCGTCGAACGAGGCGGTGAACTGATCTGCCTGCCCCTCGAGGAGTATGCCGTCGAGTCGATTCGCACCAGCGCCGACAAATTGAATCGCACCTCGGACGGAGATCTGTACCTGGTCGCGAAGGAACAGACCAAGGCGTGGATAGTGGACGTTTCCGATCCGGTCACCGAGAAGGTCTGGGCCGCAGCACGATCGTGCTATCGATCCCTCGGCTGCCGACACTACGGACTCTTCGACTTCCGGATCGACCCCGACGGGCAGCCGTGGTTCCTCGAGGCGGGCCTGTACTGCTCGTACTCACCGTCGAGCGTGCTCGCGGTGATGGCCTCTGCGGCAGGCATCGCCGTCGACGAACTGTTCGCACGATCGCTCGACGAACTGTCGGTGAAGGAGATGTCCTCGTGACGCTGGGAATCGAGATCGACGATCTGGACCTGAACTCCACTGCGACCGACGAACTCCGAATGCTGTTGGCCGAACACGGCGTGCTGATTCTGCGGAATCAGCCCGTGGACGATGCAGGCTTCCTGGCGTTTCTCCGGCGGTTCGGCGACATGATGTTCACCGAGGGCGAGACACCTGTGCCGGGCTTTCCCGATCTGAACGTCATCAGCAACGTCGGCCGAACCACACCTCCGAAATCGACCTTCCACGTGGACACCACGTAT is part of the Rhodococcus sp. SBT000017 genome and harbors:
- a CDS encoding D-alanine--D-alanine ligase translates to MALSVLVLVGSSVDEFHCDLSRVYAGGFLDALGGDPAYRFEVAFVSPGGLWSFPGGIDAASVSAAHQMSLTQAVEVMSSWHFDVMVPQMFCLPGMTTYRSLFDLLGVPYVGNGPDVMAMTADKARARAVVAAAGVAVPAGVVVRCGDDVDVDLPVVVKPVDSDNSMGVTLVRESDRLATAVSEALTYSSAALVESYIELGREVRCGIVERGGELICLPLEEYAVESIRTSADKLNRTSDGDLYLVAKEQTKAWIVDVSDPVTEKVWAAARSCYRSLGCRHYGLFDFRIDPDGQPWFLEAGLYCSYSPSSVLAVMASAAGIAVDELFARSLDELSVKEMSS